The DNA region gtgGAGGAAGAGATTGTTGTAGACGTTGGAGAAGGTAAAAATGAATTTGTTCTTAAAAGATTGTACCCACATTGTACTACTACCTTTTGTAGCTATTACCACTATCTTCTGGGCAGTTGAAATGTGTTTAGTCCGCATTGAGATGTGCTTTAAGTGTTAAAATATATTGAGTGGCttaaatgaacaactcaggaaacaacaggtgttggccaggatgcggagaaagaggaacctttttgcactgttggtgggaatgcaaactgatgcagccactgtggaaaacagtatggaggttcctcaaaaaattaaaaatagaactaccccataaCCCAggcattgcactactaggtatttatccaggggatacaaaaatggtaaattaaagggctacacgcaccccaatgtttatagcaaccctaccaacaatagccagagtatggaaagagcccaaatgtccatcgagtgatgaatggataaagaagatgtggtgtatataatcaatggaatattgctcagtgatcagaaagaatgaaatcttgccatttgtaacaatgtggatggaactagagtatattatgctaagtaaagtaagtcagagaaagacaaatagcaagtCAAGCATTCTCAGGTTCTAACCCTCAGAACTCTATCCCCAGAAATGGGATGTAGAAAATAGTTACCAAGGAAAAAGGTCTTTAGAAATTAATGGCAAACacttcattaaatattaaatactccTTTAGCAGGGTCCTCCAGGCCCCAAGATTAGGAAAATATCTAATAATGGcctgataaattttattttataaataacctcatttaaaaattaaaaaaaaaaattttgatgtttattcatttttgagagacagacagcatgtgagcaggggaggggcagagagagagggagacacagaatctgaagaaggctgcaggctctgagctgtcagcacagagcctgacgtggagctcaaacctataagctgtgagatcatgacctgagtcaaggtcagacaccaaccaactgagccacctaggcatcccctcatttttaaaatttaaacctgAGATAGGGTTGTTCCTCTGTGATGGTGCTGATGCTGGGGTAATTACTTTATCCTAAACCAAGTTCCTAAAACCCAGAAGTCAACAATTAAATCACTTTAGAAGgggagagtaagaaaaaaaaaaaaaaaaagaactttctgtggTTGATTTGTGATGGGAGGAGAGGCATGATTAAGTGGGTGGAGAGTTGCAGTGGAGAGTCCCTGAAGATAAAATTCTGAGTGATTTTGTGCCCTGATATATTAGTAGGAGCTGAGTGAAGGTGAATGCCATCTAGGAAGGAGATAATTGCTTTCATGCCTTACAAAGTTTTCAAGTGAGGAAATTAATTAGTCCCTTGTGAGCCAGTACAAAAAAACTTTTCAGGtggagaaaaatgttttcctagtTTGGAGATGATTTCCAACACTTACACATGCTCAAAGATGGAGAAATCTCCACCTTACTGTCCAGTGTCACTTGGAGACACCTTTTAATTAAGGGTTAAACAGCTATATATTTGCTAGAGATCGACATCCATAAGTTGTGTTTCTATGATGTGTTCATGTGTACGCATGCATGCACGTGCCCACACACTGGAGTGTAACCAGTCTCTCCACCTCCAGTGTGACACCAGCAACCTTGATCAGAGGGTAGCCCTGCTCTGTGAGATCTGTGTTACAGATTGTGAGGGGTGCCTCTTGTCCAGTTATAGTGAAATGGCATTAACTTCAGAAGTGACCTAGCTTGGTTCCTTGAGCTATTTAGGACCTATTtataactgttctttttttctactttcctaaTCCTGACCCTTTTTCCAAGCTCAGTCTAGACCAGGAAAACAGGATATTTTCCAAGGCTCTGTGATCTGAGCTATTCAAACAAGCATCCTCCCCATGACTCCCTAAGCAAAAGAGAGAGCTCAGAGAAGGCATCTCTCCTAAATCTGCCATTTTTTTGACCCTTATTCCTCTCTCTTCACCAAAACACAGCCCTAGTTCATTCTTCCTCTAGTCCACATTGGACCATGTTCACTCTATATGAATGCCCTAATAAGTCCAGGgccagtggtgcctgggtggctcagtcagtgaagcttctgattcttggttttggcttaggacatgatgtcatggttcgtgagattgagccccacggcaggctctgcactgacagagtctgcttggaattctctctctcctctctttctctcccccatccctctctctttctctctcaaagtaagtaaataaaaattaaagagaataagTCCAGGGCCAGAAGATAGGGGAGAAAGCATCGGGGAGGACCAAGGTAACTGACAAGCAGACAACTAACCCTTCCTTTAAGATGCTACAGTTAAGttctagagaaaagaagaaagaagtagcCTGACTTTCTGTTTATGATCAACTGatcatccattttcccttcctcccctaaCTATATTAAGAGGCATTAtgagaatacaaaaaaataaggtaattaaCAGGGGCAAAGAGAATGTGGAAAATGGTACAATGGATGatattttgtgaattatttttgatgagaggaagcagagagaagtgtTTCCAAGGTAACAAGACTATGTAATACAAATGAAGtttttgcaaagaaaacaataacagcagccccctcccactcccccagcAATTGCATTTCCTCAACAGAACTGTTAAAACGATCAACCATGGAAGGTGAGGGTGAGGAATTAAAATGGGGGTATTGGTTAAAAGTTTGTGTATACAGCCATTGGGCACCAAGAGTCCCTTGCATTTTCTGAGTAGCCAAGGAAATATCTGTTTCACAGGCAGGGTGCTGCTTATCTCACTTTGCCAAGGGCtgtcccagttttatttttttattaaaaaaatttttttttaacatttattcatctttgagagagagagacagagcatgagtggagaaggggcagagagagagagacacaaaatctgaagcaggctccaggcttctgagctgtcagcacagagcctgacgtggggcttgaacccatgagctgcaagatcataacccaagccgaagtcggacgctcaacctactgagccacccaggcaccccagggatgTCCCAGTTTTAAAATGGCAAGTGCCACATCCTGGGAGCTCCCTGTGTCGGCTGGCAACCCAGGCTACCCAGTTCGCTCTATGGACcttccaccccgcccccccaacagctggaagagacaagactttattttcattaagaaGAATTGAACTGGGAAAGTTCCAGATTTTAGGACCACGGATATAAAATGTATGGCTTAAAACAAATGACCTTGCAAGTGCCGCAAACACTGATTTtgcagttaaaaataaacttcagcgAGTAGATGAATTTACAAGTATGGAATCTGTGAATGAGGAGGAATGACTATCATTCTCTTATTGATGGGTGTTTATTTTGTGTCAGTTGTTATAATGAATTAAACCcctgtgaacattttttttaatttttattaaaaaatgttttttacacatttatttatttttgataaagacagagcacaagtgggggaggggcagagagagaaggagacacagaatctgaagcaggctccaggctctaagctgtcagcacagagctactTGTTGGCCACTTGGTTTTTGGCATATGTCTTGGAACCATTTGTGGTGTTTTCTGCTTACAGGTCGCTCAGCCTCTCACAGGACTAATTGTAATGAGGTAGTGGCACAAAACAGAGCAGGGGTTGGCTGTTTAGGGCTCAGACTATCTGATGATTACCAGGACTTGAGGTCTGGGTACAAGGCAGCCTGGGTGTTAAGAAACTCCTGACTAGGAGATTCCAAGTTTGTAATGACCTACATCATTACACAAAACTTGCCCATGTTCTAAAAACTTGATTAGCCTCAGGAGGGAAGGGTGAAAGTTTTTCTGGCTTTTCCTTGACTGCATCCCCAGGGTTTCTCTGAACTTGACAAATGTAGTTTCTTAGAGAATAACTCCCCTTGGGGACAGAcagtagaaggaaagaaggagagagaaagagagacagaggagacaacAGGGCTTCCACAGCACTGTTATCACTGGACTTTTCCTTAAGTGCTCATATGAAGACAGTTTTCTCTTGCACTGAGAGTGAGGACAGCAGCAGGTTTCCCTGGGCCACAGTGCATGCTCTGCCCTAGTCAGGCAGGAGGTAGCCTGGGCTGATCCCTGGAGAGCTGTAGGATTTTCCAGGTCAGTCTCTTTCTCTAGAGGTGAGTGTCTGCTAGGGGCTCCCCTCTGCGAAGGAGAGTAAGAGAGGATCAGCATGGGAAGTTCTGGGCTTCATTGCTGTCTAAAATGAGGACACCTTCCCTGGAGCATGAACAGTAGGCTAGGGGAGCCGCATAATGGAGGAGCTCAAATCAAATCCTCCCTCCACAGCAGAGAGCATATTCAGCTCTTTTCGGTACTTGTGATAGACACAGCTCTCTGCTATGACCTAAGACTCTGCTCTCTCATTTGtccttatttcttgtttttgtaatCTGGCCATTGTGTAGGGGATCTCCAGGGAGAGGACCACAGCTTGACCAGACAATGCCTTAGTAAAGAGTGAAGAGAGACTATTTTATAACAAGAGGAAAAGCAGATCAGGGTGGATAGTTTTTGCTCATTCACTGACACGTTTGAACAAATGTTtcgaataaatattaaaagagcGCATACTtaccctgtgtcagactctgttctTGGCACTGGAGATGTGAGAGTGAACAAGAAAGACAAAAGTGCTTCAATATCAGCTATTGATGAGAGCCAGTAAGAAGAAAATCCCACCAAATAAGAGGGTAAAATGTGAGGCACTTTTGCTGTTTTAGAGAGGATGATTGGAGAGGGCCCATGGGTTGGAGACATTTGAGCAATGACCTGCATATGTGAGGGAAGGAGCCCAGATTTACTGACCAGATCAGTGTGAGCCTTTTGGGTGTTTTCTGACACTTTTCCATATTTGTAGGTCTCTGGAGAAAAAAGGAGGACACAGACAGCAGATAATCTCTGGGGACTTCTCCAAGGTTCTCTATAGGATGCAGACCATGGCTGGTTGGAAATAGACACAGACTGCCTTTTGGGAGGTCTTATCTCCTTGCTGAAACTAGAGATTTGAGACATGAGGAAGGCAGAGGGTGTTGCTTGTTTTCTTGTCCCCTGGTGCCAGGGTGGAGATTATACAGGACAGATGGGAGTTGGGGATAAAAGTCCCAGCCCCCTCTTTACTCCTCTGGACCCCTACTCCCTGGTGTCCTCTGGTGGCAGAAGGAACAATCTCAGAGCTACAAGTTTCCAACTGGAAGCTAATGAGGTTCTTCCTACCAGGAAGAACAGTCGCcaaaatgagagacagagatggcgTTCATGATaagaataaggaggaaaaaagtgGATAATCCACTTCAGGGAGTCAGCTCCCCAGCAGTCAGGGAAAGACTCCATGCTTTGTTTCAAAATAGCTGTTATCTTATGACAGTTTTCTGGGTAGACCCACCACCCTGCCGGCTGGCTCTACTGATGGGCTGAAATGATGATAAAGGTAGCTGAAGCAAGAACTGTAAGTGAACAGAAGTTAAATGGAGCCCACATTCAGAGGAGATGAAGGAAATATGTAAACGTATCTGGGTGAAATTGGTAAGATTTTGTATGACATGGACgtaagaggcagagaagaaatcGTAGGGCATTTAGGGTGGAAGCATTGGTGGCATAAATGAACACACTGTGGTCAGGGAACTGGACAGGGTGGCAGGTCAGAGCAGAGATGGAGGCAGGATGATGATGAATTGAAAGACAAGAGTGCCTACAGGGGTGGGTGGGCTTTCAAGCCTAGGCTGTGGTGTTATTGCTCATCTTCttgcatatatatgtttattttcatatgtattttcttcataaaacatTCAACATCAACCTTGTACAGCAAATAGTGGAAGATGaacccacttggtcatgatgcaGCCTAAGAGCAGAGATGATATTTCCTCCACCTGGGATAGCTTTAGTCCTGTGAAATTAGAAGGATGTGAACTCTCCTTTGTTCCCTAGATTCCATAAAGAACAAGAGCACAGGACTAAATGTCGAAGAATTATTCTAGCGCCACTGAATTTTATCTACTTGGCTTCCATGGCTCCAAAGAACTACACGATATTCTTTTtgccactttcttctttctctactcAGTGACAGTCATGGGGAACATGGTCATCATTGTGATTGTCTGTGTTGATAAACGTCTGCAGTcccccatgtatttcttccttggCCACCTCTCAGTCCTAGAGATCCTGATCACATCGGTTGCTGTCCCCTTAATGCTCTGGGGGCTGCTGCTTCCAGGGATGCAGGCAATGTCTTTGACAGCCTGTAGTGCACAATTATATTTGTACCTTTCTTTGGGTACGTCGGAGTTAGTATTAATTGGAGCAATGGCTGTGGACCGTTACGTGGCTGTCTGTAACCCTTTGAGGTACAACATCATTATGGACAGCCACACCTGCATCTGGGTGGTCATTGTGTCATGGGTGTTTGGGTTCCTATTTCAAATCTGGCCAGTCTATGCCACATTTCAGCTTACCTTCTGCAAATCAAATGTGATAGACCATTTTTTATGTGACCGAGGGCAACTGCTCAAACTATCCTGTGATGATAGCCTTTTCACagagtttatcctttttttaatggctatattCATTATTGTTGGTTCTTTGATCCCTACAATCATCTCCTACACCTACATCATCTCTACCATCCTCAAGATCCCCTCAGCCTCGGGCCGGAGGAAAGCTTTCTCTACTTGTGCCTCTCACTTCACCTTTGTTGTGATTGGCTATGGTACCTGCTTGTTCCTCTATGTGAAACCCAAGCAAACGCAGGCAGCTGAGTACAACAGGGTAGCGTCACTGATGGTTTTAGTGGTGACCCCTTTCCTGAACCCATTCATCTTCACCCTCCGGAATGACAAATTCATAGAGGCCTTTCGAGATGTCATGAAACGCTGCTATCAACTCCTCAAGGATTAGCTGTGTCCTAAGGACAATAATGAACTCGTCATCATGGACCTGAGTAATCTCAAAACACTAATTCAACCTGAAATGATAATTTTCATCATCAAATAGTTTGTGATGCACAAAggaattctaaaaatttttcataggaattttaaaacatggctgGTTCTCCAATTTATAATTAGATGATTCCTACATGGGAgatcacattattattttttaactggatatGTATGTTTATACACTCTTCTATACTTATGATACATCTTACAATATAAATTTAACAGGTGTAAATGTACAAAATATGGGTTTTTTTAGAACTCTCAACTCTGACtgggaaaagcaaggaaaagcaTAATTCACTCCATGGTCGCTGAGCTATGTGTTTGATTGTAGGTACTAGGGTCATTTTCCCATATTTTGTCCTGTGATTTGATGATATTTTCACTGCCTAAAgaccttctgtttcttctgtaaGTGACCCCAAGTCCAGCCTCATGTACAACCTTTTCCTGAGGTTCCTGCTCCAAGGTTCAACGGGGACTGTACCTCCCTGTAGTTCTCAACTGACAGTTGTGAGAGTGAACTCACTCCATAGTCCTGACACCTCCCAACCTCAGGGCTAAATGTGTGTTAATTCATGCACATCTACAATTGGTAGACTTTCTCAGAGTGAAGAGGGAGGGTTTTGGAAAGAagtattttctcatctgtcattGACTCTCATTGTAACACCAGCCCCAAATGTGGGAGGGGAACTGGCTAGTTTTGGGAATTGAAGTGACAAGGGTGAGCTGATCTTGCTGTGTCCCTGGGCTGAAGCAGGTGTGCATGGAGGGCAGAAAAAGGGCAGCTGGTCACTTCTCCCCATAGTCCTCACATTGGTCAATCCTGACACAGGGCATCCCTTCTCTCTCAGCTACATTTCTAggttcccttcctcctcccccccttacAAGGACCAACTTTGCCAAGCTGTCTTCCAACTCTACAGTGAGTTTCCTCGTCCGCATCTCAATTCCTTTATTGTCCCATCCTGGCCTCTCTCCTTTCACACCACCATTGTCAATATTTCTGCCATTCTTATGTGGCTAAGCAGGGGTCAAAGACTGTGTACATGAAACTTCCTTCCCAACATTATACATGTATGTTGTGAACTCACTGAAGGGACTGGGAAAAAAGGATGTGACATACATAACTGAAAAATAGTGTTTTGACTGGAATCTGTAAGACTAAGAGTGGAACTGAGCATGATCATAATAGTATTGTTAATAAAGTTGTTTCCCACTGAGAGTATGAGTTAACAATTCTGCAATTGCTATACCTGTATACTACAGGTGAACAAATAAAGATAACAACTGGTGGGAGCCAGGTCTGTCACTGTGGATGGGTATGTTACAGAGAAGCAAGAGGAGAAGGCTAGAATTAGCCATGTGGCACTGGATTCAAATTGGTGCATCAGTGTGCACGCATATTAGAAGATTATATGTATGTAGGTGGGTTGattaatatatgatataaataaatgatatgaaaatTGACTCTTCTTTTTCATAACTATTTTGGCTATTCTCTTGTCATtctctttccatataaattttggagtCAGTTTGTAGATGTCTACAAAATGCTTGCTGGGCTATTGATTGGGACTGTGTTCAATCTATAGTTAGATTATTAAAACCCTGAGATCTAGGACTCCTTGCATTTGTATATGATTGTAAATTTTCTGCCTGACCATGGGGTTGAGTAGGGGTTCTTTGACGGTAAGAGGTCAATCcctgttctttcctccctctcatgTACTTGTTCTCTATGGCTCTTTTCAAATGTAGgcaaatatttgtctttcttctgtgACATTAGGCTTGCTCCTGAATCTTTCACTGGCACACACCAATGGCTTGACctttacattttatatctttatattgtGTCAGTACCATTGTACAGAATTGTCTTGTAGGCTTTACAACTCCTCAGAGGCCATTTACGTGTATCAGGCCATCCTAGTCTATTAGAGTCCTCCTCCATTTTTCCTGCAACCGCCATCCCTCCAGTCCAACGAGCCAGTATTGTTTTTGAGCACTGTGCCTGATGTCATCTGTCCCTCTCAGGGGCACCACCAGTAGTCAGAAACTGTGTTCCTTATTTAGACTCTGAATCAGGGCCGCTGCCCCAACCCTGGAGATTTTCCTGTTCACATGCTGTATGTGAACACTTGCTTTTATACCAAAACATTCATATAACTTGGTATTAAGAATTCTTAAGACTCCAAAGCAAGAGGGAACAGAAGCTTTATTGACAATCATGGCAGCATTCCTTACAATTGCCAAAAAGTGGAAGTGACCCAAAAGCCtctccacagatgaggaaacagatgaaTGTGTAAACAAAAGGTGGTATATGcgtacaatggaattttattcagacttaaaaaacaatgaaattctgATCCATGCTGTCGTATAGATGACCCTTGAAaatattgctaaatgaaagaaagtgaatataaaagggaaaatattgtaTGTTTCCGTTTatgtgaggtacctagaatagtccagttcctagagacagaaagtagaatagtgagcagcaggggttggggaaggaggaaatgggagtTACTAATTAATGGGGGCCAAGTGTCAGCTTAGGATGCTAAAGTGTTCTGGAGATGGAGGGTGGTGACGGTCACACAACAATGTGAGTGGacttaatgctactgaattgtacacttaagatGGTTAAAAACGGCAaaattgtgttatatatatatatatttttttaatatatgaaatttattgtcaaattggtttccatacaacacccagtgctcatcccaaaaggtgccctcctcaatacccatcacccaccctcccctccctcccaccccccatcaaccctcagtttgttctcagtttttaacagtctcttatgctttggttctctcccactctaacctcttttttttttttttccttcccctcccccatgggtttctgttaagtttctcaggatccacataagaatgaaaccatatggtatctgtctttctctgtatggcttatttcacttagcatcacactctccacttccatccacgttgctacaaaaggccatatttcattctttctcattgccacgtagtattccattgtgtatataaaccacaatttctttatccattcatcagttgatggacatttaggctctttccacaatttggctattgttgagagtgctgctataaacattggggtacaagtacccctatgcatcagtactcctgtatccctcggataaattcctagcagtgctattgctgggtcatagggtaggtctatttttaattttctgaggaacctccacactgctttccagagcggctgcaccaatttgcattcccaccaacagtgcaagagggttcccgtttcacCACATCCTCTCTAACATctatatagtctcctgatttgttcattttggccactctgactggcgtgaggtgatatctgagtgtggttttgatttgtatttccttgatgaggagcgatgttgagcatcttttcatgtgcctgttggccatccggatgtctttagagaagtgtctattcatgttttctgcccatttcttcactgggttatttgtttttcgggtgtggagtttggtgagctctttatagattttggatactagccctttgtccgatatgtcatttgcaaatatcttttcccattccgttggttgccttttagttttgttggttgtttccttttctgtgcagaagctttttatcttcataaggtcccagtaattcacttttgcttttaattcccttgcctttggggatgtgctgagtaagagattgctacggctgaggtcagagaggtcttttcctgctttctcctctagggttttgatggtttcctgtctcacattcaggtcctttatccattttgagtttatttttgtgaatggtgtgagaaagtggtctagtttcaatcttgtgcatgttgctgtccagttctcccagcaccatttgttaacgagactgtcttttttccattggatgttctttcctgctttgtcaaagatgagttggccatacgtttgtgggtctagttctggggtttctattctattgcattggtctatgtgtctgtttttgtgccaataccctTTGATCCCCTCTTTGATTCTCTTCACACTCTTCAGAGGTGACTGTGTTCAACTGTCTACTgggatatataaataatataccgACATTTTGTGATTTATcaagttgttttttctttagttaatcaccttatttttaaattttgatcaaaTATtcatcctgtgttttcttcttgtttaccCCTACAGATACCATAAACCTAACAATAAATTATTCCTTGTGCTTTGTGCTCCATAGGTCTTCTTACTTGGTGTGCTTCTAAGTTTTGATGGGGCGGATTTTCCAGCATCCCTCTAACAGAGAACTCATAAAAGGTAAGCTATTTTGGATGTTTTTATTCCAGCTTCATACTTC from Panthera leo isolate Ple1 chromosome A2, P.leo_Ple1_pat1.1, whole genome shotgun sequence includes:
- the LOC122212864 gene encoding putative olfactory receptor 9A1, producing MSKNYSSATEFYLLGFHGSKELHDILFATFFFLYSVTVMGNMVIIVIVCVDKRLQSPMYFFLGHLSVLEILITSVAVPLMLWGLLLPGMQAMSLTACSAQLYLYLSLGTSELVLIGAMAVDRYVAVCNPLRYNIIMDSHTCIWVVIVSWVFGFLFQIWPVYATFQLTFCKSNVIDHFLCDRGQLLKLSCDDSLFTEFILFLMAIFIIVGSLIPTIISYTYIISTILKIPSASGRRKAFSTCASHFTFVVIGYGTCLFLYVKPKQTQAAEYNRVASLMVLVVTPFLNPFIFTLRNDKFIEAFRDVMKRCYQLLKD